In Archangium violaceum, the following are encoded in one genomic region:
- the tnpA gene encoding IS66 family insertion sequence element accessory protein TnpA, with protein sequence MGRNTAEVEATLARAAASSYWSESEARAVLEAYETSGLSVAEFARRYGLGPQRLRWWKKRRREEESSKLSFIPVHVAAPPPSVAGRD encoded by the coding sequence ATGGGACGCAACACGGCAGAAGTGGAAGCAACGCTGGCGAGGGCAGCGGCGAGCAGCTACTGGTCGGAGTCCGAAGCGCGAGCGGTGCTCGAGGCGTATGAGACGAGCGGGTTGTCGGTGGCGGAGTTCGCCCGCCGGTATGGGCTTGGGCCGCAGCGGCTGAGGTGGTGGAAGAAGCGGAGGAGAGAGGAGGAGAGCTCGAAGCTCTCGTTCATCCCGGTGCACGTTGCCGCGCCGCCGCCGAGTGTTGCTGGAAGGGATTGA
- a CDS encoding D-alanine--D-alanine ligase — protein sequence MSGFTQDELKRKKVGVLLGGLSSEREVSLRTGAAVAKALRGLGYDVVEIDVGKDLPARLAAEKVEVAFIALHGRYGEDGSVQGLLECMFIPYTGSGVLASSLGMDKVFAKQVFIAHGIPTPPYRAFTSAEEARAAVDSLPFGLPAVVKPSREGSSVGVHICKTREEYLAAVEAASKLAGTILVEQYIKGREVQGGVLDDEALGVIEVVAAREFYDYEAKYKSGGTTKYLFPAPLPPDQYERVNQVCLAAHKALGCSGGSRSDVILTPSGEVFLLEINTLPGMTETSLLPKIAAGRGIDFPALCERLLQGASLKA from the coding sequence ATGAGCGGCTTCACCCAGGACGAGCTGAAGCGGAAGAAGGTGGGAGTGTTGCTCGGGGGCCTGTCCTCCGAGCGCGAGGTGTCCCTGCGCACCGGCGCCGCCGTGGCCAAGGCCCTGCGGGGGCTCGGCTACGACGTGGTGGAGATCGACGTGGGCAAGGACCTGCCCGCGCGCCTGGCGGCGGAGAAGGTGGAGGTGGCCTTCATCGCCCTCCACGGCCGCTACGGCGAGGACGGCTCCGTCCAGGGTCTGCTCGAGTGCATGTTCATCCCCTACACGGGCAGCGGCGTGCTGGCCTCGTCCCTGGGCATGGACAAGGTCTTCGCCAAGCAGGTCTTCATCGCCCACGGCATCCCCACGCCGCCCTACCGCGCCTTCACGAGCGCGGAGGAGGCCCGGGCCGCCGTGGACTCGCTGCCCTTCGGCCTCCCGGCCGTCGTCAAGCCCTCGCGCGAGGGCAGCAGCGTGGGCGTCCACATCTGCAAGACGCGCGAGGAGTACCTCGCCGCCGTGGAGGCCGCCTCCAAGCTGGCCGGTACGATTCTGGTGGAGCAGTACATCAAGGGCCGCGAGGTGCAGGGCGGCGTCCTGGACGACGAGGCCCTGGGCGTCATCGAGGTGGTGGCCGCGCGCGAGTTCTACGACTACGAGGCCAAGTACAAGTCCGGTGGAACGACGAAGTACCTCTTCCCCGCCCCCCTGCCGCCGGATCAGTATGAGCGCGTGAACCAGGTCTGCCTTGCAGCCCATAAAGCGCTCGGGTGCAGTGGAGGCTCCCGCTCGGACGTCATCTTGACGCCCTCGGGCGAGGTCTTCCTGTTGGAGATCAACACGTTGCCGGGAATGACCGAGACCAGCCTGCTGCCGAAGATCGCGGCGGGCCGGGGCATCGACTTCCCCGCCCTCTGCGAGCGACTGCTCCAAGGGGCCAGTCTCAAGGCCTGA
- the sitA5 gene encoding SitA5 family polymorphic toxin, whose amino-acid sequence MSNRFPGVRPTGERRVPCIGAWSLLILFQFACATSTPRGSFVAYRDNSLTPPPAPKERMVEPGLESATAYEVDFLEPGAAATRPVPIPRPDFQRAFQWLAQHVRLGHLRPRAAALELLRLSRQPPQEVETVASTGDWNLEMYRGRGYTLVPERQQGPVSLTPEADGALKQSYLRWCEPRGGGDCLGLLDDGPYLRTDDRRTFALALAFGTVLDETRAALSRELLSVQALVSMVVWTVALYCTMWLVPEPTTKFLAASLTVILMGYLGLQTVYGLMDGWARLAHAAHEATTFDELRAAGEQFGKVLGEDAARAMILAVAALSGHTLGQVLTRLKSLPGFNLAGAQFEAQGGAAVMAHAEAVGAALATEGALARAVAAAETVATSPQGPLAVVMLKKGTGSGAGQAPGGRSARTAIRHRGGNWQVELSDGQRWHVPRGKSVADIPAEDKVGDMLQEAVTQAANKWGPDKLSGAEKRAIGKAQENGEYWLARLLEREARGRWVEDQVSRQFKHLYNFSRSKGVDVEVPGGFKYEILSGTESNLARHGRRMAGEFFRMLTF is encoded by the coding sequence GTGTCCAACCGTTTTCCCGGCGTGCGCCCCACGGGCGAGAGACGGGTCCCCTGTATTGGCGCCTGGTCCCTCCTCATCCTCTTCCAGTTCGCATGTGCCACGAGCACCCCACGGGGCAGCTTCGTGGCCTACCGCGACAACTCGCTCACGCCCCCACCAGCGCCCAAGGAGCGGATGGTGGAGCCCGGCCTGGAATCGGCCACCGCCTACGAGGTGGACTTCCTGGAGCCCGGTGCCGCCGCCACCCGGCCGGTGCCCATCCCCAGGCCCGACTTCCAGCGGGCCTTCCAATGGCTCGCCCAGCACGTGCGGCTGGGACACCTCCGTCCACGTGCAGCCGCCCTCGAGCTGCTGCGCCTCTCGCGCCAGCCGCCGCAGGAGGTGGAGACGGTGGCGAGCACGGGAGACTGGAACCTGGAGATGTACCGGGGACGGGGCTACACTCTGGTGCCCGAGCGCCAGCAGGGCCCGGTGTCCCTCACCCCCGAGGCGGATGGAGCCCTCAAGCAAAGCTATCTCCGCTGGTGCGAGCCGCGCGGAGGAGGCGACTGCCTGGGCCTGCTGGACGACGGGCCCTACCTCCGCACGGATGACCGGCGCACGTTCGCCCTGGCACTGGCCTTCGGCACCGTGCTCGACGAGACACGCGCGGCCCTGAGCCGGGAGCTGCTCAGCGTGCAGGCGCTCGTCTCCATGGTCGTCTGGACGGTCGCCCTCTACTGCACGATGTGGTTGGTGCCAGAGCCCACGACGAAATTCCTGGCCGCGAGCCTCACTGTCATTCTCATGGGCTACCTGGGCCTCCAAACGGTGTACGGCCTCATGGACGGCTGGGCCCGCCTGGCCCATGCGGCCCACGAGGCCACCACCTTCGACGAGCTGCGCGCGGCGGGCGAGCAATTCGGCAAGGTGCTGGGCGAGGACGCGGCGCGGGCCATGATTCTCGCGGTGGCCGCGCTCAGCGGGCACACGCTGGGGCAGGTGCTGACGCGGTTGAAGTCACTGCCGGGCTTCAACCTCGCGGGAGCGCAGTTCGAGGCCCAGGGCGGCGCCGCTGTCATGGCGCACGCGGAGGCCGTGGGGGCGGCGCTCGCGACGGAGGGGGCCCTGGCCAGGGCCGTGGCGGCGGCGGAAACGGTAGCCACCTCACCGCAGGGCCCCCTGGCCGTGGTGATGCTCAAGAAGGGGACGGGCAGTGGGGCGGGACAGGCCCCAGGGGGCCGCTCCGCTCGAACCGCCATTCGCCACCGGGGCGGCAACTGGCAGGTGGAGCTCAGCGACGGCCAGCGCTGGCACGTGCCTCGCGGCAAGTCCGTTGCGGATATTCCCGCCGAGGACAAGGTAGGCGACATGCTCCAGGAGGCCGTCACCCAGGCCGCCAACAAGTGGGGGCCCGACAAGCTCTCCGGCGCCGAGAAGCGAGCCATTGGGAAGGCACAGGAGAACGGCGAGTACTGGCTGGCACGGCTGCTCGAGCGCGAAGCCCGCGGGCGCTGGGTCGAAGATCAGGTCTCCCGCCAGTTCAAGCACCTCTACAACTTCAGCCGGAGCAAGGGAGTCGATGTGGAAGTTCCTGGGGGCTTCAAGTACGAGATTCTCTCCGGCACGGAGTCGAATCTGGCGCGGCATGGCCGGCGCATGGCGGGCGAGTTCTTCCGGATGCTCACCTTTTGA
- the ftsA gene encoding cell division protein FtsA has protein sequence MAKQKSGEIIVGLDIGTTKICAIVGELTDNGIDIIGIGTHPSKGLRKGVVVNIEATVSSIRRAVEEAELMAGAEISHVYTGIAGGHIKGFNSQGIVAVKDKEVREADIARVIDAAKAVAIPLDREVIHVLPQEFIIDDQGGIKEPLGMAGVRLEAKVHIVTGAVSSAQNIVKCANRTGLNVADIVLQPLASAEAVLGEDEKELGVCLVDIGGGTTDIAIFSGGSIVHTAVIALGGNNLTSDIAIGLRTPAHEAERIKQKFGCALASMVNKDETIEVPSVGGRQPRVLGRQILCEILEPRVEEIFQLVHREIQKCGYEDLLASGVVITGGSTLLAGMPELAEEVIGLPVRRGMPRGIGGLVDVVKSPMYATGVGLVVYGAKHLDRRMFRIREENVYKKVKGRMREWLEEIF, from the coding sequence ATGGCGAAGCAGAAGTCCGGGGAGATCATCGTCGGCCTCGACATCGGCACGACGAAGATCTGCGCCATCGTCGGGGAGCTGACCGACAATGGGATCGACATCATCGGCATCGGGACGCATCCCTCGAAGGGCCTGCGCAAGGGCGTGGTGGTCAACATCGAGGCGACGGTGTCCTCCATCCGCCGGGCGGTGGAGGAGGCCGAGCTGATGGCCGGGGCGGAGATCTCCCACGTGTACACGGGCATCGCCGGTGGACACATCAAGGGCTTCAACTCGCAGGGGATTGTGGCGGTGAAGGACAAGGAGGTGCGCGAGGCGGACATCGCGCGTGTCATCGACGCGGCGAAGGCGGTGGCGATTCCGCTGGACCGCGAGGTGATTCACGTCCTGCCGCAGGAGTTCATCATCGACGACCAGGGCGGCATCAAGGAGCCGCTGGGGATGGCGGGGGTGCGCCTGGAGGCGAAGGTGCACATCGTGACGGGGGCGGTGTCGAGCGCGCAGAACATCGTGAAGTGCGCCAACCGCACGGGCCTGAACGTGGCGGATATTGTCCTGCAGCCGCTGGCGTCGGCCGAGGCGGTGCTGGGCGAGGACGAGAAGGAGCTGGGCGTGTGCCTGGTGGACATCGGCGGAGGGACGACGGACATCGCCATCTTCTCGGGCGGGTCGATCGTGCACACGGCGGTGATTGCGCTGGGCGGCAACAACCTGACGAGCGACATCGCGATTGGCCTGCGCACCCCGGCGCACGAGGCCGAGCGCATCAAGCAGAAGTTCGGCTGCGCGCTGGCGTCGATGGTGAACAAGGACGAGACCATCGAGGTGCCGAGCGTGGGCGGCCGGCAGCCGCGGGTGTTGGGGCGGCAGATTCTGTGTGAGATCCTGGAGCCGCGGGTGGAGGAGATCTTCCAGCTGGTGCACCGGGAGATCCAGAAGTGCGGTTACGAGGACCTGCTGGCCTCGGGGGTGGTGATTACCGGTGGCTCGACGCTGCTGGCGGGGATGCCGGAGCTGGCCGAGGAAGTGATCGGGCTGCCGGTGCGCCGGGGCATGCCGAGGGGCATTGGAGGGCTGGTGGACGTGGTGAAGAGCCCCATGTACGCGACGGGCGTGGGCCTGGTGGTGTACGGGGCGAAGCACCTGGACCGGCGGATGTTCCGCATCCGCGAGGAGAACGTCTACAAGAAGGTCAAGGGCCGCATGCGCGAGTGGCTTGAGGAGATCTTCTAG
- a CDS encoding DUF2381 family protein — protein sequence MFALSSTALVGWVLFAVPADTTVQSPLPTCETGVRHIELTTDAADKRLTVCIHPGLSTNLLFDSKLARVELAGPERFRVVLQGETALILVPTKALEDRERVPVTVYFQDGAAPASVTFWLVVHPTQAEGQVEVTRQPRTLASYQEGEQQARAEARQCQEEKARLQAECAGQAGLTGLIAEGLGKTGVAVKTLDLDATARPGNTLTPTWARSYRSDTERTEGGQKVVRLAVELELKNNDETPWRPAGAVLLGPKHVELKVLGVWPLHLIAPGEKGRIVVELEATERQARGTFTLKLWSQDGSTMPELFDGVTFP from the coding sequence GTGTTCGCCCTGTCTTCCACCGCCCTCGTGGGATGGGTCCTGTTCGCCGTGCCCGCCGACACCACCGTACAATCCCCGCTCCCCACCTGTGAGACGGGCGTGCGCCACATTGAGCTCACCACAGACGCCGCCGACAAACGACTCACGGTGTGCATCCACCCGGGACTGTCCACCAACCTGCTCTTCGACTCGAAGCTGGCGCGCGTGGAACTGGCCGGGCCAGAGCGGTTCCGCGTGGTGCTGCAAGGAGAGACGGCCCTCATACTCGTCCCCACGAAGGCGCTGGAGGATAGGGAACGCGTGCCAGTGACAGTCTATTTTCAAGACGGTGCGGCCCCCGCGAGCGTCACCTTCTGGCTGGTGGTGCACCCCACCCAGGCCGAAGGCCAGGTGGAAGTGACGCGCCAACCGCGCACGCTCGCCTCCTACCAGGAGGGCGAGCAGCAGGCACGAGCGGAGGCCCGGCAATGCCAGGAGGAAAAGGCACGCCTCCAGGCGGAGTGCGCTGGGCAGGCAGGGCTCACGGGCCTCATCGCCGAGGGACTGGGCAAGACGGGTGTCGCCGTCAAGACACTCGACTTAGACGCCACCGCGCGTCCGGGCAACACCCTGACTCCAACCTGGGCGCGCAGCTACCGCTCCGACACCGAGCGCACGGAGGGAGGGCAGAAGGTCGTGCGGCTGGCCGTGGAATTAGAGTTGAAGAACAACGACGAGACGCCCTGGAGGCCCGCCGGTGCGGTGCTGTTGGGGCCCAAGCACGTGGAGCTGAAGGTGCTCGGCGTGTGGCCGCTGCATCTCATTGCTCCGGGTGAGAAGGGCCGCATCGTGGTGGAGTTGGAGGCAACGGAGCGACAGGCGCGCGGCACCTTCACCCTGAAACTGTGGAGTCAGGATGGCAGCACTATGCCCGAGCTCTTCGATGGCGTGACGTTCCCGTAA
- a CDS encoding cell division protein FtsQ/DivIB, whose translation MAFGKSKNRRRQDTAQQKEAVKGAVRTHGPGLLKAILLTGLTVALVWGGIELRRWALSSPTFLLKETTFSGLQRARPAELLKLSGLTVGQNLWTLDVGALERTMSAHPWVRTVEVRRHFPSSVSVEVTEHVPAALAVLGDLYLVNEEGEPFKRLQPGDTLDLPLVTGVDREGYLGDEGRTREQIRRALAVAEAYAATQPAKRERLSEVRVSPEGMVLVTADGLEVRMGEGETDAKLERLSRVRGELRARGLSAQVIHLDNRARPGWVAVKLSSPVSERSGASAQ comes from the coding sequence ATGGCTTTCGGTAAGTCCAAGAACCGTCGTCGTCAGGACACCGCCCAGCAGAAGGAGGCGGTGAAGGGGGCCGTGCGCACGCATGGCCCCGGCCTGCTCAAGGCCATCCTACTGACGGGTCTGACAGTGGCCCTGGTCTGGGGCGGAATCGAGCTGCGGCGCTGGGCGCTCAGCTCGCCGACTTTTCTGTTGAAGGAGACGACCTTCAGCGGGCTGCAGCGGGCCAGGCCGGCCGAGCTGCTCAAGCTGTCGGGGCTGACGGTGGGGCAGAACCTGTGGACGCTGGACGTGGGGGCGCTGGAGCGCACCATGTCCGCCCACCCCTGGGTGCGCACGGTGGAGGTGCGGCGCCACTTCCCCTCGAGCGTGTCGGTGGAGGTGACCGAGCACGTGCCGGCGGCGCTGGCGGTGCTGGGAGACCTGTACCTGGTGAACGAGGAGGGCGAGCCCTTCAAGCGGCTGCAGCCCGGGGACACGTTGGACCTGCCGCTGGTGACGGGAGTGGACCGCGAGGGGTACCTGGGGGACGAGGGGCGCACGCGCGAGCAGATCCGCCGGGCGCTGGCGGTGGCGGAGGCCTACGCGGCGACGCAACCGGCGAAGCGCGAGCGGCTGAGCGAGGTGCGGGTGTCGCCCGAGGGGATGGTGCTGGTGACGGCGGATGGGTTGGAGGTGCGGATGGGGGAGGGGGAGACGGACGCCAAGCTGGAGCGGCTGTCGCGGGTGCGCGGGGAGCTGCGTGCTCGCGGGCTGTCGGCGCAGGTCATCCACCTGGACAACCGGGCGAGGCCCGGCTGGGTGGCGGTGAAGCTTTCGAGCCCCGTGTCCGAGAGGAGCGGGGCCTCGGCGCAGTAA
- the murB gene encoding UDP-N-acetylmuramate dehydrogenase — MVAVFSSSLSERVGRLSGCEVTANAPLAPLTSVRVGGPAEALVRPRSADALVALLRLVREEGVPLTVLGGGANTLVGDGGIPGVTVKLPGDLFPELADVGAEEGRLTLGAGAAIVRLCNQMRSHGLVGAEFLAGIPGTLGGAVTMNAGTKNGECFRVVEAVEVATADGIGWLARERIPHRYRHSELPPGAVVTRVRFLLRKGDLEASKKAMDEDLAYRKRSQPLSQPNFGSVFTNPPGDFAGRLIESVNLKGHVIGRAQVSTLHANWIVNLGGATAHDVLSLLTLMQSRVREERGVELQPEVKRVGVFQP; from the coding sequence ATGGTGGCCGTCTTCTCATCGTCCCTGTCCGAGCGGGTGGGGCGTCTGTCCGGCTGTGAGGTGACGGCGAACGCGCCGCTCGCGCCGCTCACGAGCGTGCGCGTGGGAGGCCCCGCCGAGGCGCTCGTCCGCCCGCGCTCCGCGGACGCGCTGGTGGCCCTGCTGCGCCTCGTGCGCGAGGAGGGCGTGCCCCTCACGGTGCTCGGCGGCGGTGCCAACACCCTGGTGGGCGACGGAGGGATTCCGGGCGTCACCGTGAAGCTGCCGGGGGACCTGTTCCCCGAGCTGGCCGACGTGGGCGCGGAGGAGGGGAGGCTCACCCTCGGCGCGGGCGCGGCCATCGTCCGGCTGTGCAACCAGATGCGCTCGCACGGGCTGGTGGGCGCCGAGTTCCTCGCGGGCATCCCCGGCACCCTGGGGGGCGCGGTCACCATGAACGCGGGCACCAAGAACGGCGAGTGCTTCCGCGTGGTGGAGGCGGTGGAGGTGGCCACCGCGGACGGGATCGGCTGGCTCGCCAGGGAGCGGATTCCCCACCGCTACCGGCACTCGGAGCTGCCCCCGGGCGCCGTGGTGACGCGGGTGCGCTTCCTCCTGCGCAAGGGCGACCTCGAGGCCTCCAAGAAGGCCATGGACGAGGACCTCGCCTACCGCAAGCGCTCGCAGCCGCTGAGCCAGCCGAACTTCGGCAGCGTCTTCACCAATCCGCCGGGCGACTTCGCCGGGCGGCTCATCGAGAGCGTGAACCTCAAGGGCCACGTCATCGGTCGCGCGCAGGTGTCCACCCTGCACGCCAACTGGATCGTCAACCTGGGCGGTGCCACCGCCCACGACGTCCTCTCGCTCCTCACCCTGATGCAGTCGCGGGTGCGCGAGGAGCGGGGCGTCGAGCTCCAACCCGAAGTCAAGCGTGTAGGGGTCTTCCAGCCATGA
- the murC gene encoding UDP-N-acetylmuramate--L-alanine ligase gives MTTQRPARPASLFKTRHAAHVHFVGIGGIGMSGIAEVLLNQGYRVSGSDLKASEITRRLERLGATIFEGHRAENLVHADVVVISSAVRKDNPEVVTARQRKIPVIPRAEMLAELMRLKYAVAVAGSHGKTTTTSMVATVLSAAGLDPTAVVGGKVNVLDSNAKLGKSELMVVEADESDGSFLHLHPSISVVTNIDPEHMDHYGTLDNLKDAFTAFCNRVPFYGLNVLCLDNPNVQSLLPHIEKRFVTYGSSHMADYRLEGVRLEGFTTRFEAFRRDEPLGEFRVRMVGAHNALNALAVIAVAEEMDIPLDVVRSSLAEFGGVQRRFTVRGEVAGVTVVDDYGHHPTEVQATLAGARRAFGKRLVVAFQPHRYTRTHDLMKEFATSFNDADVVFVTSVYAAGEERIPGATGDALAEAVRAHGHRDVTFVEKRTDIAKTLLPRLHEGDIVLTLGAGDITQVGPELVELLKQRGVAKGD, from the coding sequence GTGACGACCCAACGCCCCGCTCGGCCCGCGAGCCTCTTCAAGACGCGTCATGCCGCGCACGTGCACTTCGTGGGCATCGGCGGCATCGGCATGAGCGGCATCGCCGAGGTGCTGCTCAACCAGGGCTACCGGGTGTCCGGCTCGGACCTGAAGGCCAGTGAGATTACGCGCCGCCTGGAGCGCCTGGGCGCCACCATCTTCGAGGGCCATCGGGCGGAGAACCTCGTCCACGCGGACGTGGTGGTCATCTCCTCGGCGGTGCGCAAGGACAACCCCGAGGTCGTCACCGCGCGCCAGCGGAAGATTCCCGTCATCCCCCGCGCGGAGATGCTCGCGGAGCTGATGCGGCTCAAGTACGCCGTCGCCGTCGCGGGCAGCCACGGCAAGACGACCACCACCTCCATGGTGGCCACCGTGCTGTCCGCCGCGGGGTTGGATCCCACGGCCGTGGTGGGCGGCAAGGTGAACGTGCTCGACTCCAACGCCAAGCTGGGCAAGAGCGAGCTGATGGTGGTGGAGGCCGACGAGAGCGACGGCAGCTTCCTGCACCTGCACCCGTCCATCTCCGTGGTCACCAACATCGACCCGGAGCACATGGACCACTACGGCACGCTGGACAACCTGAAGGACGCCTTCACGGCCTTCTGCAACCGCGTGCCCTTCTACGGCCTCAACGTGCTGTGCCTGGACAACCCCAACGTCCAGTCGCTGCTGCCGCACATCGAGAAGCGCTTCGTCACCTACGGCAGCTCGCACATGGCGGACTACCGGCTGGAGGGCGTGCGGCTGGAGGGCTTCACCACCCGCTTCGAGGCCTTCCGGCGCGACGAGCCGCTCGGTGAGTTCCGCGTGCGCATGGTGGGCGCGCACAACGCCCTCAACGCCCTGGCCGTCATCGCCGTGGCCGAGGAGATGGACATTCCGCTGGACGTGGTGCGCAGCTCGCTGGCCGAGTTCGGCGGCGTGCAGCGGCGCTTCACCGTGCGCGGCGAGGTGGCCGGCGTCACCGTGGTGGACGACTACGGGCACCACCCCACCGAGGTGCAGGCCACGCTGGCGGGCGCCCGGCGCGCCTTCGGCAAGCGGCTGGTGGTGGCCTTCCAGCCCCACCGCTACACGCGCACCCATGACTTGATGAAGGAGTTCGCCACCTCCTTCAACGACGCGGACGTCGTCTTCGTCACCAGCGTCTACGCCGCGGGCGAGGAGCGCATCCCCGGAGCCACGGGCGACGCGCTGGCCGAGGCCGTCCGCGCCCACGGCCACCGCGACGTCACCTTCGTGGAGAAGCGCACCGACATCGCGAAGACGCTGCTGCCCCGGCTGCACGAGGGCGACATCGTCCTCACCCTGGGCGCCGGCGACATCACCCAGGTGGGGCCGGAGCTCGTCGAGCTCCTCAAGCAACGCGGCGTGGCGAAGGGCGACTAG
- a CDS encoding serine/threonine protein kinase — MNAFDMPPLPPGTLIAGDVVEAVLGAGGFGTVYQVRSPQGRRAALKMVPVERGEERAWREALIGSRLHLHHPNLARVLGAGSWPAKDPRFVYLKLELVDGVTLDVWAREHAVDTGQVVDRVLEVARALAVVHAAKVVHRDVKEANILVRRGDGQAVLVDFGVSYYAGAPTITAGLFPPDTPLYRSPEAWRFGRENKGVPGAHYRAGVGDDLYALGVVFYRLLTGRDPFLPGERAGVDVEAVLHQAPLPPHLVNPRVPRAVEEVCLRLLEKTPEARYPGAVELCAALEALRTQADESWKVPLHGGVKVAGRRRTRVLRATAWASMGVGLVLGGGWLVGQWRGGREVATLPSPITSPAEQPTRKASAGQEVAPPESPPESARAATPPPVEPPLAAAASPAASGKDAAPVKKQQKTTGPQRDTQPKLTQAAARNVCLGLTGAALQACLSAQQQVPPVRSEPPPQECPAGAVRTMTETLGLRIGERTSVEWSDVRGRPVQVREDTPVIIPGHWRTSTGQLALPDGTRLSGRLHFGEKKVYGRFTEARTPGGETYRVCMDLYYFDGPGTPIQPGSEPGNMLVGPLAEVRVVDHFD, encoded by the coding sequence ATGAATGCGTTCGACATGCCGCCACTGCCGCCCGGCACACTCATCGCGGGTGACGTGGTGGAGGCCGTGCTGGGCGCGGGCGGCTTCGGCACCGTGTACCAGGTGCGTAGCCCCCAGGGACGCCGCGCCGCCCTCAAGATGGTGCCGGTGGAGAGAGGCGAGGAGAGAGCCTGGCGCGAGGCCCTCATCGGCTCGCGCCTGCACCTGCACCACCCCAACCTGGCGCGGGTGCTGGGCGCGGGCAGCTGGCCCGCCAAGGACCCCCGCTTCGTCTACCTGAAGCTGGAACTGGTGGACGGGGTGACGCTGGACGTCTGGGCACGAGAGCACGCCGTGGACACAGGCCAGGTGGTGGACAGGGTGCTGGAGGTGGCACGGGCCCTGGCGGTGGTACACGCGGCCAAGGTGGTGCACCGGGACGTGAAGGAAGCCAACATCCTGGTGCGCCGCGGTGACGGGCAGGCGGTGCTGGTGGACTTCGGGGTGAGCTACTACGCCGGGGCGCCCACCATTACCGCGGGACTGTTTCCCCCGGACACGCCGCTGTACCGCAGCCCCGAGGCGTGGCGCTTCGGCCGGGAGAACAAGGGCGTGCCGGGCGCGCACTACCGGGCCGGAGTGGGAGACGACCTGTACGCGCTGGGAGTCGTCTTCTACCGGCTGCTGACGGGGAGAGACCCCTTCCTGCCAGGCGAGCGCGCGGGCGTGGACGTGGAGGCCGTGCTGCACCAGGCGCCGCTGCCGCCGCACCTCGTCAACCCGCGCGTACCCCGGGCGGTGGAAGAAGTGTGTCTGCGGCTTCTGGAGAAGACGCCCGAGGCGCGCTACCCGGGTGCCGTGGAGCTGTGCGCGGCATTGGAGGCGCTGAGGACCCAGGCGGACGAGTCCTGGAAGGTGCCACTGCACGGCGGAGTGAAAGTGGCCGGCAGGAGGCGGACGCGAGTGCTCCGTGCGACGGCCTGGGCGAGCATGGGGGTGGGGCTGGTGCTGGGCGGCGGGTGGCTGGTGGGGCAGTGGAGGGGCGGGCGCGAGGTGGCCACCCTCCCATCACCCATCACGTCGCCCGCCGAGCAGCCAACGCGGAAGGCCAGCGCTGGCCAGGAAGTGGCGCCCCCGGAGTCGCCGCCGGAGTCTGCTCGGGCCGCGACTCCGCCGCCTGTGGAGCCACCCCTCGCGGCCGCCGCCTCGCCCGCGGCGTCCGGAAAGGACGCAGCCCCCGTGAAGAAGCAGCAGAAGACAACCGGCCCCCAACGGGACACGCAGCCCAAGCTCACGCAGGCCGCCGCGCGCAACGTGTGTCTGGGCTTGACGGGAGCCGCCCTGCAGGCCTGCCTCAGCGCGCAGCAGCAGGTGCCACCCGTCCGCTCGGAGCCTCCACCCCAGGAGTGCCCGGCGGGCGCCGTGAGGACAATGACCGAGACGCTGGGCCTGCGCATTGGAGAAAGGACGTCCGTCGAGTGGTCCGACGTGCGGGGCAGGCCCGTCCAAGTGCGCGAAGACACCCCGGTCATCATCCCTGGCCACTGGAGGACTTCCACCGGCCAGCTCGCGCTACCGGACGGAACCCGCCTCTCCGGGCGGCTCCACTTCGGAGAGAAGAAGGTGTACGGCCGCTTCACCGAGGCACGCACGCCTGGCGGGGAGACGTATCGGGTCTGCATGGACCTGTACTACTTCGACGGACCCGGCACTCCCATTCAGCCCGGCAGCGAGCCGGGGAACATGCTGGTCGGCCCCCTCGCGGAGGTGCGAGTGGTGGACCACTTCGACTAG